A genomic region of Haliotis asinina isolate JCU_RB_2024 chromosome 1, JCU_Hal_asi_v2, whole genome shotgun sequence contains the following coding sequences:
- the LOC137284651 gene encoding replication factor C subunit 2-like, giving the protein MAGVEAMEVEAVTTPVKPAKENVKSTGYEMPWVEKYRPIKLHEIVGNEETISRLSVFAKEGNVPNVIIAGPPGTGKTTSILCLARALLGTSFRDAVLELNASNDRGIDVVRNKIKMFAQQKVTLPKGRHKVIILDEADSMTEGAQQALRRTMEIYSKTTRFALACNSSEKIIEPIQSRCAVLRYSKLSDGQLLARLLEVCDKEGVSFNDEGLEAIIFTAQGDMRQAINNLQSTFQGFGHVNTENVFKVCDEPHPVTIKHMLEQCVLGNLDEAYKMMAHLWGLGYSPHDIITIIFRVCKNQNMPEFLKLEFIKEIGYTHMRIVEGVDSLLQMAGMLARLCKLSAAPGTTAGQ; this is encoded by the exons ATGGCGGGTGTGGAAGCAATGGAAGTGGAGGCAGTGACAACTCCAGTGAAACCTGCCAAAGAAAATGTCAAATCAACTGGTTATGAGATGCCCTG GGTAGAAAAGTACCGACCCATCAAACTACATGAAATTGTCGGAAACGAAGAGACAATCAGCAGACTGTCTGTATTTGCAAAGGAAGGAAACGTGCCAAACGTCATTATTGCA GGTCCCCCAGGAACAGGGAAGACAACAAGTATCCTGTGTCTGGCCAGAGCTCTGCTGGGGACATCGTTTAGAGATGCTGTGCTGGAACTCAATGCTTCAAATGACAG AGGTATTGACGTAGTCAGAAATAAGATCAAGATGTTTGCGCAGCAGAAGGTCACACTACCCAAGGGAAGACACAAAGTCATCATACTGGATGAAGCTGACAG TATGACAGAGGGAGCCCAGCAGGCCTTGAGGAGAACCATGGAGATCTACTCAAAGACAACCAGATTTGCGCTGGCCTGTAACTCATCGGAAAAAATAATAG AACCAATTCAGTCTCGGTGTGCTGTGTTACGCTACTCCAAGTTGTCTGACGGCCAACTGTTGGCACGTCTGCTGGAGGTGTGTGACAAGGAGGGAGTGAGTTTCAATGATGAGGGACTGGAAGCCATCATCTTCACTGCCCAGGGAGACATGAGGCAG GCAATCAACAATTTACAATCAACATTCCAGGGATTTGGCCACGTAaatacagaaaatgtgtttaag gtttGTGATGAGCCTCACCCAGTGACTATCAAGCACATGCTGGAGCAATGTGTGTTAGGTAACCTGGATGAGGCGTACAAGATGATGGCACACCTGTGGGGGCTGGGGTACTCTCCCcatgacatcatcaccatcatctttAGAGTCTGCAAAAACCAGAACATGCCCGAGTTTCTCAAACTTGAGTTCATCAAA GAGATCGGCTACACCCACATGAGGATAGTGGAGGGAGTGGACTCTCTGCTTCAGATGGCAGGCATGCTGGCCAGGCTGTGTAAATTATCTGCAGCTCCAGGGACGACAGCCGGACAGTGA